One genomic window of Luteitalea pratensis includes the following:
- the sufC gene encoding Fe-S cluster assembly ATPase SufC: MLTIKNLQARVEDKDILKGITLSVNAGEVHAIMGPNGSGKSTLASVLAGRDAYEVTGGEVLFEGKDLLDMDPEERARAGVFLAFQYPVEIPGVNNSYFLKAALNAIRQHRGLPSLDAMEFARHMKEKMKLLRMDPSFMQRSVNEGFSGGEKKRNEIFQMAVLEPKLCILDETDSGLDIDALQVVAAGVNALRNPERAVIVVTHYQRLLNFIVPDFVHVLSEGRIVKSGGKELALELEAKGYGWIEGATVTA, from the coding sequence ATGCTGACGATCAAGAACCTTCAAGCGCGCGTCGAAGACAAGGACATCCTCAAGGGCATCACGCTGAGCGTGAACGCCGGTGAAGTGCACGCCATCATGGGGCCCAATGGCTCCGGCAAGAGCACGCTGGCCAGCGTGTTGGCGGGCCGCGACGCGTACGAGGTCACCGGCGGCGAGGTCCTGTTCGAGGGCAAGGATCTCCTCGACATGGACCCCGAGGAGCGCGCCCGCGCGGGCGTGTTCCTGGCGTTCCAGTACCCGGTCGAGATCCCGGGGGTCAACAACAGCTACTTCCTGAAGGCGGCGCTCAACGCCATCCGTCAGCACCGCGGTCTGCCGTCGCTCGACGCGATGGAGTTCGCCCGCCACATGAAGGAGAAGATGAAGCTGCTGCGGATGGACCCGAGCTTCATGCAGCGCTCCGTCAACGAGGGCTTCTCGGGCGGCGAAAAGAAGCGCAACGAGATCTTCCAGATGGCCGTTCTCGAGCCCAAGCTGTGCATCCTCGACGAGACCGACTCCGGCCTCGACATCGACGCGCTGCAGGTCGTTGCCGCAGGCGTCAACGCGCTCCGGAACCCGGAACGCGCGGTCATCGTGGTCACGCACTACCAGCGCTTGCTGAACTTCATCGTCCCGGATTTCGTGCACGTGCTCTCCGAGGGGCGCATCGTCAAGAGCGGCGGCAAGGAGCTGGCGCTCGAACTCGAGGCGAAGGGCTACGGCTGGATCGAAGGCGCAACGGTCACCGCGTAG
- the sufD gene encoding Fe-S cluster assembly protein SufD, whose translation MSPIAAQDSLLTGFDEFTAARASEPAWLRASRASAAATFRDEGLPTTRREEWRFTPITGITDVAPQPVASALADTGVVDGFLFREFEGPQLVFVNGHYSVALSRLHALPAGIRVSSIAAMLEADPDTLQRHLGTAIRFRQQGFTALNDAWFTDGTAIVVDANAVVATPVHVLYFSTGAGASYPRTLVIAGANSQLSFVESFAGTDSTYVTNAITEVISAEGAHVDHYKVNRESLQGHHVSSTHMQLARASVFATHNISLGGRLTRNDINATLDGEGIECTVNGLYLADGDRLVDNHTAIDHAKPHCHSYEIYKGVLDGHSRGVFNGKIFVREDAQKTDAKQTNQVLLLSDDATIDTKPQLEIFADDVKCTHGATVGQLSAEALFYLRARGIGKDDARALLIHAFAESVVENIRIDAVRHALEQVLLTRLPLR comes from the coding sequence ATGTCACCAATTGCTGCCCAGGATTCCCTGCTGACGGGATTCGACGAGTTCACCGCCGCGCGCGCGAGCGAGCCTGCGTGGCTGCGCGCCAGCCGTGCCAGCGCGGCCGCCACGTTCCGGGACGAGGGCCTGCCGACGACACGGCGGGAGGAATGGCGGTTCACGCCGATCACCGGTATCACCGACGTGGCGCCGCAGCCGGTGGCCTCGGCCCTGGCCGACACGGGCGTCGTCGACGGCTTCCTGTTCCGCGAGTTCGAAGGACCGCAGCTGGTGTTCGTCAACGGACACTACTCCGTGGCGCTGTCGCGGCTGCACGCCTTGCCTGCCGGCATCCGCGTGAGTTCGATCGCGGCGATGCTCGAGGCTGATCCGGACACGCTGCAGCGGCATCTCGGCACCGCCATCCGTTTCCGTCAGCAGGGCTTCACGGCCCTCAACGACGCATGGTTCACGGACGGCACCGCCATCGTCGTCGACGCCAATGCCGTCGTCGCGACGCCTGTTCACGTGCTGTATTTCTCGACTGGCGCCGGCGCATCCTATCCGCGCACGCTGGTGATTGCCGGTGCCAACAGCCAGCTCTCGTTCGTCGAGAGCTTCGCGGGCACCGACTCGACGTACGTGACCAACGCCATCACCGAAGTCATCTCGGCCGAAGGCGCGCACGTCGACCACTACAAGGTGAACCGCGAGAGCCTGCAGGGGCACCATGTCTCGAGCACGCACATGCAGTTGGCACGCGCCTCGGTGTTCGCGACCCACAACATCTCGCTCGGCGGCCGGCTCACGCGCAACGACATCAACGCGACGCTGGACGGCGAGGGCATCGAGTGCACGGTGAACGGGCTGTACCTGGCCGACGGCGACCGGCTCGTGGACAACCACACGGCAATCGATCACGCCAAGCCGCATTGCCACAGCTACGAGATCTACAAGGGCGTGCTCGACGGCCACAGCCGGGGCGTGTTCAACGGCAAGATCTTCGTGCGCGAGGACGCGCAGAAGACCGACGCGAAGCAGACCAACCAGGTGCTGCTGCTCTCCGATGACGCGACCATCGACACCAAGCCGCAGCTGGAGATCTTTGCCGACGACGTGAAATGCACGCACGGGGCGACCGTCGGTCAGCTCAGCGCCGAGGCGCTGTTCTACCTGCGCGCCCGCGGCATCGGCAAGGACGACGCCCGCGCCCTCCTGATCCACGCCTTCGCCGAGTCGGTCGTGGAGAACATCCGGATCGACGCCGTGCGTCACGCGCTGGAGCAGGTGCTGCTGACGCGCCTGCCATTGAGGTAG